A segment of the Chaetodon trifascialis isolate fChaTrf1 chromosome 2, fChaTrf1.hap1, whole genome shotgun sequence genome:
ATCAGttgtttcacagactgaaatgcCAGACAGTAAACAATGTGAACCAATGTTCAGAAGCTGACATGGAGAACACTCACCTTGGTgcacacagagactgaaaactAAAGCTGAGGCTCTGTCTTCTGGAGGAGGCAGGTGACGTCAGTCCCACTTCCTGTCCCGCTTCAGTCCACGCCTCAGACACTCGCCACAGGCACCTGTGACACCCCAAGCCCTcaacagcagcctgaatatCCAGCAGACTCTCCTGGCTCCAACGCctgccctcctcctcactcATCTCATCCAACATGCCATCCTTTACCTCAGCTCCCGTCCAGACAAACGCATCAGGCCTGCATGAGCCTGAAACGAGCGGCGCCGCAGCCGGCATCGTGGCATCAAGGTATGACATGAGGTCAAAGAAGTCGGTCAAGGCATCCAAGCAGTTTGTTGCCACTTTGGCTGCGTTTTGTTCGGTCTTGTATCTCCAACTAGGAGCTCTTGAATCAGCCCTGTTTAAGGATAATGATGTTCTTTGGGGAGTTTGTGTCAGGCTGGAAGATGACGTGGTGATATGTTTCCTTCTGCTCAGCCTGGAGATATTCCTGACAGATTTTCTGTCGGCGACTGACGCCTTTGGACTGACATTTCCATCCAGATCAGCGGGCGCCAGCTCACTGTGCAGCCCAGAACGAGGCCCCTTGTCCGGGCAGTGGACTGACATTCCCCCGGTCCAGATGGGTAGAAAGAGCTCCAGGTTGGAGTACAGAAGAGGCACacctcctctccagctctcagcCAGGAGCGTCAGGAGCTTGATCATGTCTATTTCAGACCAGACCTGACACTGAAGAATGGAAGCAAGAAAATATTCACAGATGAAGTTCATGTTTCTTTGGAAAAAAACTCTTGGAGTTCATATATCAATACTTGCCTTTAGAAGGGTTAGCAGTTGGTTTTGGGTGACCGGGTGGAGACCCAGCATGCTCGCAGTGCAGCCGGAGTCACAGTCAGGACGCTGGCCGTCTACATTGTCCCCTCTTTGAGTAACACTCGAGTCTAGTTAAGAACAACAGAGACAATTCCTGCAAATCTGTTCCGGTGCTGATCAGAAACCTTCTGTAAAGGGTTTGACTGTGACTCATTCGGGGTTTTGAAAGTTTTGATGGCTGAGTGCCAATTTACGCATTTTGATATAGTAGCCAAGTAGCGCATTAAATGTCGACTACTGAACGTGAAAGTGCTGAAATGGACTGCGGGTGATTAAAATGTGATGCGTGCACATTTGCGTGCTGTGCAAAATGTTTCTGAGGGCAGACCCTGGCCCACAGGCCGCACTCTGAGGGCCCCTGATTTAAAGCACTTACCCTGTTTACCACTAGGCCCCTTAGACAAGCCTCCACTCTGAGATGCCCGTCCTCCACCACTGCGCacccagagctgcagctgcagcaggcagtgtCTGACGTCACCTCTGGACAGTCTGAGGAGGCTGCTAACGTCGTCCAACTCCAGCCGCACGTTCTCAGCCAAAGCCACCAGCTGCAGGTAGCTGCACACGTTCACCTTGGAACAGACGGAGGAGGTTTATGACAGACGGGGTCATCCATGCTTACAGTTGCTCTAATGATTCTGCATGTGTGGGGAGCCTAAATAGCACACTGAGCAGCCAGCAGAGGCTTATTCTTAATCACAAACAGACAAGGAAAATGCGAGCAGCTTCAGGAAACATGCACACGCTTCACACTGACGCTGAACGAAGGGGATGAGATAAAAACGCACCGCTGACGGGGTTTTGAAAATTATTTCCTCCAAGCTGCGGTTGAATCTCTCTCTGAATGAGGGATCTGAGGAAGACATTTAATTTGCATCAGGGCTTGTCCTGAAATCTATTCTATGCAAAATTACAGCGTGTGTTTACCATTGGTGGTCAGAACGATGGGCCTTTTAGTGGTTGTCATGAAAGCCTTGATGGCAGCGAGGAAaccaacatcatcatcaaatatGACATCAACCTGCGGGAGCAGAGCGGACCAGGCTGGGGTTATGTTCGGTCTCATATCCATTAAATTACATGTCTCACAGCGTGGGGACACCAAATGGTTTACCTCTTCAAACAGAATGAGTGATGTGGCTGTCTTTTTGTTCTGCGGCTCTGATTTATCACAGCCTGGTGATGGGCTGCACGATGTCTTGCTGTCTGGTTTTGCGGATGGCAACAGGCCACCGGAGTGTAAGTGATCCGCTTTGGCCTTCATCTTAAAGTAGTTGGCCAAAGTGACGCTGGCTGGATTAGCTTTTCCTTTGCGACGGGAGCAGCCAAAGTTCTGTGCTGCTCTCATTTTCGAGGTGGACGTGACGTTTTTCAGCGGCACTGTTTTTCCTGTTGAAGAAAAGAATGCAAAAGCCTCGATGActgcctgcagacacacatttaaacactaCAGAAACCTGACAGCGTaaagtttgttttagttttttttccccaaaacatCTTTGTTGCAAGTGAATAACAGAGTCTTTATATTGACGACCTACCAGGTAAAGTCTCAGGTTTAGTAGCAGAGCTGTAGTTGTTGAAATATGTTGGTTTCAGAGGGTCCTTCCCTGACATCTCCACTAGGTGGGACTGGGTAGCCTCCTTCAGCTGGGAGAGAACATGGTGGCCACTGCGCTGTGAGGAGCAGTTCACCTCAAACACCTTTGattgaaaaggaaaagaacagTTTAAAGGATAACTCTGCCCTAAAGCAGTCTGGAACCTGGTGAAACTCACCATAAAATCAGCCAAGAAATCCACTTTGACAATCAATTTCAAATGTGCCCGTTTGACTCGCTTTCATTTACAATTGGTGATTTTTGGACTGTCAAATGGCTACGTTCTTCTCCGAGGCCAAAAATCACATAAAAGTGTCAGGaaacatcattttaatgagCGGTGGAAGAACAGAACATTTGAGCACAAATGGAAATGGATTTCTGGTGTGAGTGAATAGTGAGATTTTTCAGCCTCAGATTCAAAGATTTTGGTCCAGTTTGATTCCGACCTTGAAGCCCAGCTCCTGAGAGCAGGCGTACACCGAGGCGGTCTTGCCCACCCCTGGAGGTCCTGTAATCAGCATGGTGTTACACAGCGGCTCCCCCCCGTCGTCCTCTGGCCCAGCCTCGCCCTGGAAGTCTCCACAGTCCCATGAGCCTGCACAGGAGGACAGTCGTTACTTTTCCCACCCAAAAACCCCCACGTGGGAAATTCTGTAAAATCCTGAGTTGCTCAAATAAAACTGATGAGGAGAGCCGAAAATAACCAGACAAAAGGACAAACGATTGGTCACGGCTCATTAGAAACCACATTAAATATTTGACTGTGAGCTGAGACACTGGAGCAAAAGTGAAGTGTGTCAAATGCTAGTTCACACTGCACCGCTGCCGCTGTCTTCTCGCTTCCTTTCctccatttttctcctctcgTCACAGTCTGCTCTTCGTTTCCACTTCTTCAGCCAACTGAAttccagagaaaaaacaaaaaaaaggtttcgCTCACACTGATTTTAAGTTcaatatatcatttatattttacaaagCGTCCTAACTGCTCTGGAGTCAGGGTTGTATAAAACTCACCTCTGCAGTTTATTTACAGAGCCACAGTTACCCATGACTTCACTTGAATGCTGAGGACTGTATTTGTCTGTCCAGAGAACGTCTTCAAACCTTGAATCTAGTCGCAGGAAAGGGGGAAAGTTAATTTCCTGCAGTTTAAAAGGCATAAAACACATCCTGTATGTATCAGTGCATGATAAGTTTACCTCCTAGGAGAATACCTGAGGTTTCCACGGACTGGCTGTGAGACAGTGTGTGATCAGTCACTCCAGAGTCCAGCTCACAGCTGCTCACTGGGCCTGCTGGGTTCCCACTTTGCTGCCTCAGTCTGTGAGTGCGACTCAGCTTGTTGCCTCCGGGCTGCTTCCCGGCTGCCAGGACAGCACTTTCCTGGACGCCCTGAACTGACATGTGACAGTGGCCCATAGCATTAGCACCGTCTGTGATGACACTCGACCTCAGACGTTTGGGCACCCTGTCAGAGCCTTCATTTACCCGTTTCCTCTTCTCGTTTAAGTGGTTCTGTAGATTCAGGGAGTTTTCTGCTttggaaaggagagagaggcatAACTAGACATGGCAGCACACGTTCAGTGGATGGCTAAATACATTTAGAGTGTATGAATGAGTTCAAGTCTCCCTCCAGTGAAAAACGTGCTTTCTTTCTCGTTCCTACAgctgaatgtttgagcttcaccgTGTACTGATGTATGTTTGACACGAGAGGGCTGATTTCACATTCATTGCTAATTCATCTGGTTTTAAGAGGGAGGCCTACGAGCAGGATTTGTAACGTCACAAATAATTTGGAAGTCAATCCTGGTCCAATATTCAGCTTACACATGTGTGATGTGGACACTTGAAGCTTGCACATTCACTGAGAGAGGAGACATCTTGTGTGAATAAAGAAACGTTTGCATATTCTGCAATCTTCATGTCCATGTCTGGACTGATGCACATTCAGGATAACAACAGACTGTTGCTTAATCTCACCTGTAGATCCAAGATCCTGCAGACTCGTTTTCCTCTGCAAAATGCTGAACACTGCTCGGACCGGAAACTCAGGGTTAGATGTCTGGATTTCCTGCAGACAGCTGTGCAGAGCTGAGGGTGACAGCTGTCCTCTGCACCTCTGTGTCGGATGAGAGACTGATGCTGTCCGCCGCTGACTCTTCGTATGCTGCACATCCTCGCTGTGAGCAGGGACCAATGctgtctgcagcttcacatcACTGCTCCGTTTACTCTTGCTGTGCTGCGCTGTACGCAAGAAAATTGGAGcaattttaatgtcttttatcCGCTCCTGAAGTGGTTTGTCTTCTCTGGCGGAGATGGCTGCCGCAGGAACAGCAGTTGTCACCGAGGCTGAATCTGTGTGTTCACTGGAGCAGCTCCACCCTGATAACTCCGCGGAGGCTCTCGGCCTGTCTTTGCTTGAGAACGAAGCATCTTCGCTTTTTTTAGTCCGTTTGAGTTTGTTTCGCATCGTTAAGGACTTCAAATTTGACGACTTTCCGGTAGCATTTTGACTTTGGCGCTTGGCTGTCACGCATGATGCGGCAGTAACGTCACTTTGTGCGACGGCAAATTTAAGCAAAAGTATCAAAGTTCTTTGACGCCCACCATGTCGGCTAACTGCGCATTTTAGCCAGTGAAtttaacaaaagcacaaaaaggcAAACAATAGATATAAACAAACCAAACCTGTGAACGCACTGAAGGTTGGTTATACGTCGAAAACGTGAGCGATGACGTTTAAAACGAGCGCGAGAAGGTTTAGCGTAATCAAAGATCGTGTGTTGACAGACAGGTCACGCGGAGGCTCTCGTACAGTGCAGCACGTGAAACGAACTGATTCTGATATGGCGGAATTTTAAGTTAAAGCGACACATCACAGCAGCTTCATAGTCGTTTTTAAGTGCTGATGCCATGAATTAACTTTAAAAGTCACGGCGGACATATTTTGTCCTCGACAGCCATAAATCCAACTCTCagcttttttttgtcacacGAGAATAAAGTGCAGAGTGGCACCTCCGCTGTTGTCACCTGCTATGCATCTTACTAgatcttgtgtttttgtagttttggcgACCTAACCGgagcagaataaaacatgatgcGGTGTTTAAAGTGTATTATATTTAGAGCTTATGGGAGTAACTCGACTTTAAGTGGCTGCATAAGAGAAATGTGGGGTTTTTGAAAGCGCCATGGTAGAATATGAGGACGAGTTGACGCGCTGCAAACGGGAGATGGACCATGAGCAGAAGGTGTTGGACAGGGACATGAAGGACATGTCTCACAGTGGAGGACTGATGTTATGTTGTTAGGATTAGCTCGGGATGGGATGCCTCTGCAGCAGTACGTGGACGATTAATAGTTATGAGAGTTTTTAAATTTTAGAGAAAACTCCAAAATGGTGCCAATGAAGAACAAAGCTTCCTATTACCGATGCAGAAGGACTCAGGTCTCGTGCTTAGGTAAAAATCCAAAGAAGTCATGCATTTAAATTTTTataatgaatttttaaaatcaaaatataCTGAAAGTACgaaaattaaaaatactcaTGATGCGGAAGGGCCTGTGtcagaataatgtatattatattGGTGAATTATAATTATTCGTGCAT
Coding sequences within it:
- the atad5b gene encoding ATPase family AAA domain-containing protein 5b isoform X1, producing the protein MRNKLKRTKKSEDASFSSKDRPRASAELSGWSCSSEHTDSASVTTAVPAAAISAREDKPLQERIKDIKIAPIFLRTAQHSKSKRSSDVKLQTALVPAHSEDVQHTKSQRRTASVSHPTQRCRGQLSPSALHSCLQEIQTSNPEFPVRAVFSILQRKTSLQDLGSTENSLNLQNHLNEKRKRVNEGSDRVPKRLRSSVITDGANAMGHCHMSVQGVQESAVLAAGKQPGGNKLSRTHRLRQQSGNPAGPVSSCELDSGVTDHTLSHSQSVETSGILLGDSRFEDVLWTDKYSPQHSSEVMGNCGSVNKLQSWLKKWKRRADCDERRKMEERKREDSGSGSWDCGDFQGEAGPEDDGGEPLCNTMLITGPPGVGKTASVYACSQELGFKVFEVNCSSQRSGHHVLSQLKEATQSHLVEMSGKDPLKPTYFNNYSSATKPETLPGKTVPLKNVTSTSKMRAAQNFGCSRRKGKANPASVTLANYFKMKAKADHLHSGGLLPSAKPDSKTSCSPSPGCDKSEPQNKKTATSLILFEEVDVIFDDDVGFLAAIKAFMTTTKRPIVLTTNDPSFRERFNRSLEEIIFKTPSAVNVCSYLQLVALAENVRLELDDVSSLLRLSRGDVRHCLLQLQLWVRSGGGRASQSGGLSKGPSGKQDSSVTQRGDNVDGQRPDCDSGCTASMLGLHPVTQNQLLTLLKCQVWSEIDMIKLLTLLAESWRGGVPLLYSNLELFLPIWTGGMSVHCPDKGPRSGLHSELAPADLDGNVSPKASVADRKSVRNISRLSRRKHITTSSSSLTQTPQRTSLSLNRADSRAPSWRYKTEQNAAKVATNCLDALTDFFDLMSYLDATMPAAAPLVSGSCRPDAFVWTGAEVKDGMLDEMSEEEGRRWSQESLLDIQAAVEGLGCHRCLWRVSEAWTEAGQEVGLTSPASSRRQSLSFSFQSLCAPSVSKRRYELSRTVLGSTSVSLLGNRRAVAVDYMPFLRHICRFKREQRHKEEPARCVKHLRSIQLGLSKSALQLLTEDFS
- the atad5b gene encoding ATPase family AAA domain-containing protein 5b isoform X2, which encodes MRNKLKRTKKSEDASFSSKDRPRASAELSGWSCSSEHTDSASVTTAVPAAAISAREDKPLQERIKDIKIAPIFLRTAQHSKSKRSSDVKLQTALVPAHSEDVQHTKSQRRTASVSHPTQRCRGQLSPSALHSCLQEIQTSNPEFPVRAVFSILQRKTSLQDLGSTENSLNLQNHLNEKRKRVNEGSDRVPKRLRSSVITDGANAMGHCHMSVQGVQESAVLAAGKQPGGNKLSRTHRLRQQSGNPAGPVSSCELDSGVTDHTLSHSQSVETSDSRFEDVLWTDKYSPQHSSEVMGNCGSVNKLQSWLKKWKRRADCDERRKMEERKREDSGSGSWDCGDFQGEAGPEDDGGEPLCNTMLITGPPGVGKTASVYACSQELGFKVFEVNCSSQRSGHHVLSQLKEATQSHLVEMSGKDPLKPTYFNNYSSATKPETLPGKTVPLKNVTSTSKMRAAQNFGCSRRKGKANPASVTLANYFKMKAKADHLHSGGLLPSAKPDSKTSCSPSPGCDKSEPQNKKTATSLILFEEVDVIFDDDVGFLAAIKAFMTTTKRPIVLTTNDPSFRERFNRSLEEIIFKTPSAVNVCSYLQLVALAENVRLELDDVSSLLRLSRGDVRHCLLQLQLWVRSGGGRASQSGGLSKGPSGKQDSSVTQRGDNVDGQRPDCDSGCTASMLGLHPVTQNQLLTLLKCQVWSEIDMIKLLTLLAESWRGGVPLLYSNLELFLPIWTGGMSVHCPDKGPRSGLHSELAPADLDGNVSPKASVADRKSVRNISRLSRRKHITTSSSSLTQTPQRTSLSLNRADSRAPSWRYKTEQNAAKVATNCLDALTDFFDLMSYLDATMPAAAPLVSGSCRPDAFVWTGAEVKDGMLDEMSEEEGRRWSQESLLDIQAAVEGLGCHRCLWRVSEAWTEAGQEVGLTSPASSRRQSLSFSFQSLCAPSVSKRRYELSRTVLGSTSVSLLGNRRAVAVDYMPFLRHICRFKREQRHKEEPARCVKHLRSIQLGLSKSALQLLTEDFS